ccctgtagTGTGCAAGCTGTAGCGCTAGTTGGATGAAAGCATCAGGGcttgttttgcacttcttgaTTAGGCCTTTTCCAAACTCATCAAACACATAGCCACAGAAATCCACATCATCAGCAAGCTCCTTGGCTACTGTATATGACTCTTCAATAATCTCCTGACACTAAATGGGTGAGAGTCAAAGCACTAAGTAACAACCTACAGCAAAGTTTCTCTTGACCTGtatgagtttttcttttttttccataccGCCGATGGAATGTCCCAATGTAGCCTGGTTGGAGGAGACAGACCTTTGTTAATGTCTCCTTTGCAGTGTCCCTCCTCAGTGTAACCCAAGTGTAGGAAGTCGGTAGCTAAGGCATCCTGAGCATATGACAGAACATGTTTAATATCAGCTTTTAATCACTGTActtataatcttatatttaCAGTAGTTATATTTAAGCTTCTCCCCCATTTTAGCAAACAGATATTTTTTCACACTGTTTATTTgcacctttaaacacacacacacacacacacacacacacacacacacacacacacacacacacacacacacacacacacacacacacacacacacactatggaaatgtgcatatttatacataacattACATAGCAACAGCAACATTAACTAGTCAGCTCCCTAAACACAGAATTATGCAAATGTTGTCAGCTAAGCAGCTAATCTCCAGCTCTAGCTACTTGCTAATTAAATGTTTACTAGCAGGCATGCTACAGTAATGTAAAGTATTATATCATGTCAGTAAATCCAAGCACTATATGTCAAACATTTTGACTAACATTAGACTTGTGTACATGCATATTGTGAAAATGCAGACAGGTTTAATAGCAAGTTAGCCACTATTAGGTTACCCAGCCCTCTGGCTATTCTCTTATAAACTGACAACAAGCTAACAGGTATGATTCCAGTTAATCCAGGTGATATCATATTTTTACCATAAAGAAATCcgaaatatgatttatagtgtCATCTTTCTGGCATGTTCTCTTACAATTACAAACAATATTCTACTTGAAGTGAATTCTCTTGGTAAAAGAAAGGTAAAataggtaaagaaaaaaaaaaaacaaagaaattaacTCACTTGCTTAATTTTCTAAATCTATGGTACActttttttgtgaatattttatccatttttttttttttagctttttagaATGACTATTAAACAAGTCAATATTTTCAGGTTTTCCATGATGCTTTTGTCCATAATGCCATAATCACGCCATCCACTTACCTCCCACATGTGTCCAATAATGGGAGCATCTGCCCACGAGTGTTCAGTATTCACCCCTATTTTACCATTCTTGTAGACAACAAGAGTGAAGGATTTATCAAACCACCTGAAAAAGAAGTACAGTGAGAGGACTTAGTGTTCTGAACTTGCACCTAAGGTCATCCAGTGTTGTGTCTAAAtatacactctctctttcacttaaTGCAGTACAGTATGAAGACCGCAGGAGACCTTTTACCTACATGACTCAGCTTCTGTGAagcataaaacacaaacacttacatGTGCCCATACCTGTCATAGCACTTTCCGTGCAGTAGGGATTTGGCATAGAGATCCATTGACCTTGGATTTTCAGGATCATATCCATGTGATTCGTCATCCAGCGTGAGGAAAAAGGCAGCTGTCTCGATGGTATCCAGAGACGTCTTATTTACACCATCACTGAAGTGCTTCTGTCGTGCTTTGGCCCATGGGACTCTAGAAGAGTGTTATAAAGGTGTGTTCTGGGAATATGTTAAAGCACTTTGGATGTTGGTACATGTTGCTGTTCTACAATAAAATGGCTTAAGGTTGAATAATTGACATCattcacaaatatttaatttcaataCTCTAGGTCAGAGCATTCACACTTCAAAACTGCCTCAAATGTGTCTCAAATTTACAACACTGCAATGAATACTATGTATAGCTATTGATTTGGACTGGGTGTTGTGTTTACCTGTTCCCAGCAGTGAGCGAGGCCAGTTTGAGTTCTCCGGACTGAGGCTCTGTGGTGTCATTAAGAATATGCTGAAACTGCTGCTCCAATTCTGCCGGCAAGAGATGGCGACCACCGTAGTACAGCCACACCTTAAAAAAGCGTCCTTTGTGATACACAACCAGGTGTTTCCTGTTCCTGAGATGCTGAACACAATCTGAGGACACATGCATTATACAAAGGAAGCATAATGGGTCTTTTAATGCAGGTCTGGGTAAATGTGTTACATTAGTATGAAGACTCATCTGTTTCTCATCTACCAAATGTCAAACAGTCAAATCTTAAAAGCCGTACACCAAAACCAGAGTGTATCCCCGTCTCAAGCCCAGAGTTCCCATGACCCTGACCTGAAGTGGATAGTGAACATGACTAAATGTATGAAATGTCAAAAGCATGTGTCTCAACACAAGGGCTTAAATTCTTCTTGTCAGGAATGACCTGAAGGACAATGAACACCTTTAAGGACAACCAATTCTGGTCAGAGAAGCAACAAACATCATTAACTAGACCATCACCTTTCACCTATTTTTATTATGCTGTCCAGGcatgtttaatttaattcatttaatttcaattcaattcaagtttatttgtatagcactttttacaattgacattatctcaaagcagctttacagaacataaacatagaagaaAGTTtagtataaagaataatataaagattaatagcatacaaaattcaattcaaagttTACCCCAAGCTTAAACTTCTAGaccttggcataatgttaattattgttattgttaacgacttattaatcattaatatcATCATTCTTGACTCATGCAGGGATTTCCCACCGTTCAGCAGAATTAATGAAGTTTTCAGATGAGTAAAAATCCTATATGTGTTTGAATAACAGGTCTAATCACAGGTTAATGATTGTACCTAATTATAGTTTTGGCTTTCATTCATATTGAGAGCACAGGTCATTCATTACCTGTTTCAATGCCAGGGATTCGAGTGGTGTTGAACATTCCCTCATACTGATAGGAGCACATGGGTACCACACCTAGCGCTCTCATCTGCGAGGACAAAACAGAGTCAGTCAAATATAGACACAATTAACTCAATACACTAACTACTGGATGTTATGCCAGCTATGAAATTTTTTGTACGTGTGTACCGGGGCATGTTCTCCTCGTTCTAGTTTGCGCCGATATTGCAGGATAGCATGGACCACGTTTCCTGCTCGTgctgcctgcctgtgagtgggGATCATATACAGCaaatcctgacacacacacacacacacacacacacacacacacacacacacacacacacacacacacacacacacacacacacacacacacacacacacatgtgagataTTAGATGGTACAACTGTAAAGGACTCAGAAGCAAGGCttataaattatgttttttttttctcaccatgGTGTAGAAGTTGCTGTTCACCATGATTGGGCCCCGGCCTCTCAGGTAGATGTATTCCTCCCACCAGTCACTCACCTTAACACAGCATGGAGTTATTATGCATTTtacactcaaacaaacaaattgtgTTTAATGATGCAGctccaaaataaacaaaattctttttatttgctATTCTGATGTACTTACATAATTGTTGGCCCACCAGGACTTTAGCTTAAGGTATTTTTGTAGTTTAGGGGCTTGGTCCTTTTTGAACTCATTAGCCACAATTTCCATCTGTTTATATCGATCGTCATCCAGTAGGGGGCGCACTGACTCAAGATACTGACAAAGTAGATTTAATTTTTGCAAACTGTGTTGTTTATGTAAAGTACAGAAATGTTATATGCAGTCCCTGAGTGGAACAAGAGGAGCTTCTCACCCTGTTGATGGTGTCATCAATGCTGGGCACAGGCAGTCTAGGTAAAGAGCCCTGGAAACTGTAGAGTAATGGCCGATGACCCGAAAACATCTTTAACAGACTCTAAGGCAGGAAACATCAAAGTCTTCTTTACTTCATACAATGAAACAGATGTCATCAGTAATGACTCTTCCTCTTTAAATGAGTAATGactctccctctttttctcattactttgtgtgtgtgtgtgtgtgtgtgtgtgtgtgtgtgtgtgtgtgtgtgtgtgtgtgtgtgtgtgtgtgtgtgtgtgtgtgtgtgtgtgtgtgtgtgtgtgtatttactatCCAGAGTTTGGTAGTCATGCTCATTTTGCCATGTGGCTCAAAGATCCAGCCATGGTAAGACAGCAGAACTTTCAGAATGTAGCGTAGTAGCATAATCAGAGAGAACCATAGTCCTGTGGCAAACACGATCGCACTCAACACTGTCTGAGCCTGAGACGTGAGATGATCactacacagagacaaacaccaGAAACATTTATTGAAAGATTCTAAATGTCTCTAATCATTataaattacattatatatgaaaatgtgtgaaattgTATAGGCCTAATGTTAACCCTTATGTTTATCAGGTATACCATATAACATGGATTTGTGTGTTTGATACACCTGGAAACAAATTATGTTAGTATGTGTTGTAGTACAaattaaaagtgaaataaagagGTAAAAGTTCACTTTATCCCAGTAGGAATGACAGCACTGTCACACAGAGCTCTTAAAATCTTTATAGTCTAACTGTAATTTTATTGATAAGAatggtttttattgttttagatTGCAGCATCTTTTGACTAATCTAACATCATATTGTTGTCATGATGACATACAGACCTTGCAGGTAAAACCTTCTTGATGCTGTTAATCATCCCCATGGATGGATCCAATCTGGCATACATGGAACTCATTATCACGATCACCACAAATAACCAGCTAGAGGGACTGGCTGGATAGACACCCATTCGGATGCCATTCTGttcaaacagacacaaaaacttTGTAATAGTTCTATGTTTACAGACATCACATGATAGCAGTAGTAATTAACGAAGAGATACTGTTTATCCTTGGATAAACCATCATGCCAAAATATAATAACAAGCTAGCTTCACAATCTATCTCTATTAGTTCACTCACTCGGAACAGAATCACACGTTTTCTCCATGACGTCACTCTGGCCAGGTAGATATGTTTGAGCGCCTCACGGCTGAGGCGCAGGTCGATGCCCTCAGGTGTGACGGTGAACTGGAATGCCACGGCCTGGTGCGCCTCTGCCATAGCGTGTGCTTTGTGAATGGGGCAGCTATTAACTGTAAAAGTGATCAGATTAAATAACAACATGATTATTAGTTACAGCCTAGCAAAAGGTATCAAGGGTGTAATGGGAATATAGAGGAGGAAAACTGTCCAGATACCACATTGTATCCACCACATACTCTATTTCTCATTGTATATATCATGCTTGAACACATAGTGTTGAATATCAAATGCACACCATGAAGCCAATTAGTCTTCAACCCAATAAGCCAATGAACCCTCTTTCACAATCACTTAGATCTTTTCCTCTTGTGATCTTGAGCTAAAATCAATGTCATCGTCATCCTTTTGTACATTCCACATAGCATGGAAgcatattaatgtttattacttaattaatgTTAAAAGTGCTTAACTGTAGTGTTCCAGAAGCTCTGATTATGTTCTCAGCTGATTTATTCAGGTCTTTCGCTACCTATTTGTAATTAGTAAACAAAGCAGCGTTTAACATTTTGCTGCACTTAAGTGCCTCTTAATAAACTTTGAAAAACATAGGCCGTGTAATACACAATGACTAGAGTTGGAAAAACAGTACTTTGAACAgcaacatgattaaaaaaaaaaggatatgaaaaatatgaattatagaatatttaatttatagaaTCCATAAAGTATTGTATAATCCTTTGGGGGTATCTGAATGTAATAAATGATAGAAGACAATTAATCAAAAATCAAGGTCATTGTATTATATAACTTTTATAACACATCTATATAGAATCTGCTTAATTTTAACAACATTTGAGTATCAAGGCTGAAGTTCAGGTATTTTTATATGTGGGAAAAGCATGATCACCTTTCCCTTAACGTGGCAGCAGTGCTTACACTGAGTTGAGCAAAAGGTCAACAACTTTTTGAGAAATCTGAATATTTTCCTGAAGTTATGTATGTTGTCACTGCAGGTTATGTTTTATGTGATAGGGGAAATCATGCGCACGTTTTTTTCCATGTCATGTGACTGGAAGCCGTCAAACTGGGGCAAAGTTGAACAGTCAGAAATAGCGTAGAAGCTGACGCACATGCCCAGTACAAACAACTCCCAGAGGAGACACAGATGAAAAACGGTCTCATCTTAAAATAGCTTTTACTGCTAATTATTGTGTACTAAATAATTAATGACACATCTGTCTATTATTTAAATATGGCAACTGTTTGCTGTTAATAGGCTAATTTATAGAAGCATGAGTCTGCAGAAATTAGACATCACATTCCACCATACAATGATGACtacactacatcactacatttaaacagaaatgaactGCATTCTAATCCTGAGTACAGTAACTCATCTCTGTCATCTAAATAAGTGATTTAAGATTATAATATAAGATCGAAGGAAAATACATCCTCAACATATGTAAAGCCTTATGCCTAGTACTTTAAAAGAAGagagataataaaataacagcagctTTACCTTTAGTTAAAGCAGTCTACCGGTGAAGTGAATCAGAATGGCTGAGTCGGTCaagttctttttgttttgttatgagAATGGCTCTCTACTACACGTTGACCCTGGTGaccttcaaataaaaataaaaaaatcctcaaGGAGTCTGTGAGAGAAAATTCAACTCCCACATATGGTCAAATTATGCACTTCTGTCACTCATGTACCCTGCGTCTACCTTCTGTGCCTTCTTTtctgctccagctctctctggttcactctgtatgtgtgtgtatatatatatacacacgtgtgtgtgtgtgtgtgtgtgtgtgtgtgtgtgtgtgtgtgtgtgtgtgtgagtgagtgcatttGTAACCAGACACCTATGTGGCTCAGACTATGCTAGTGACTGCACAGTGCAGTACACCTTATAATCATACTCACTTCCAAATCTTGCTGAGCTTAATATCTGGAGTACAGGAGGAAGAGTAGGAAAGTTCATGCGAATAATTTCCATGTTTCTATGTAACTGTGTTGTGTCTTTTCAGCTGCTGTATGCTAAATAAGGCTTTAGGTGACACCAGACATGTACCAAGGTAACATGTAAATTTACTCTTCACAAACAACTCGTTAGGATtgaaaattaaatgatttaattaacCACCAGGTGGGCATAAGTAATACAAGGTAAAATTTTTATTCCAATAAGCGTTCCTATAACATCTCCAAACGGGTACCGAAGAAAGGTAGCAAATTATCAAATGCACAGGCTCTGGATTGTATGAATGATTCAGAAAAAGAGATGGAAACAGCTCTCATAGCATGTACAGACAGGAAGCGAGGGAAGGGCGGACAAAAACAGAGAGTGGATGTTCAGCCGATAGATCGTGTCCTCCTGATTTCCAGACATGTAGACTTCTTCATTGAAAACTGTGCCTTGGCCGATTAAAGCCGTCTTCTCCATGCTTCTGATCTGACCCCACTTCCGGGTCTCCACACAGAATGATGTGACCATGGTTTCAATATTGTTACCACCAATCACAATCAACCTGTCAGTGGATCCCAGAAAGTTGAGGCTGGGCATATCTGCATCAGTGCGTGTGAGGGTAGGAAGTAGCTCACTCCAGCAGTCTGAGGAAGAGAAAACAGTTTTAATGGTATACATGatgttttttcattcattattcattgaTTCATCTTCAGCAACTCTTTTATGctgttcagtgtcagtgtggatccagagcctatccCAGGGACACTGGGTGTGAGGTTGGAAAACAACTTTGATGGGATGACAGCCTAACaaagtgatacacacacacacactctctctcttagcCTTTCAATGCTGGGCAATTTAGTGTAGCCAATCACCAACTTCTGTCATGTTTTTGGAAGGAAGCCAGAAAATCTAAAAGGAACCCCACCGACATTGCCAAAAGTTGTCGGACTAAACTAAGGACCAAGTGGAATATATTGTAAGTAATGTTATATCAATACATACAGGTTATTTAGAGACTATGAATGGGTGATTTTATAAATGATGAAAACTTATAAATGGTCACACTACATGAATAACTGCACACTTAGCAAAGAATCCTAAAAGATTATTTGGTTTTTAATCTCTGAGGAAAATGAAATTGCTCCTTGAAGATCCCTTCTTCTATGAGGTATTTATATTTACCCAATTATAAACGACAGGTTACCTAATGGTTCTTTGGATGGTTAAGGTTTCTATCTTTCTAAAACAGCTCTACTTGAGACCTTTTCTTAAACGGAAATGGTGAGTTCTCCATTTAACGTGGATTTGAGATGGTCCACCAAGgaataaaaatcaaaagaaatatTTAGGGTACAACATGAGACATgtctaaattataaatataagggtatacattttgaaataaacaaacatttaaaagctGGAACAGGCCAACAGAGACTTCCTGTCTCAGCCCAGAACCAAAGGTTTACTAGATGTTTGTCAGTCAGAAAACGTCTGCTTTCACAGAGCGGAAAATCAAACCCATATGCAGGGACGGCATGAAAAAAggggttttattaaaataaattagacCAACCAAACACAGGAAAATatgagagggggaaaaaaactaagcaaaactacaaaataaacaaagatacATGAAAACCAAAAACATGAGAACAAATCCAAGAATCAGGAGGCATGCAAGGACAaggacacaacaaaaaacagacacaggaCCACAGGATTAAATAGGGAAGGTAATTAGGAAGACATGAGGGAAAGAATGGGTAAAGTATAAGGTGGGGCAAACCGgtgataaaacaaaaacaaagacacatggcacaagacaaacAAACCTACCAGAAAGTCCCCCTAGTGTTTAGGCATGGCATAGTCCAAGTCATCCATGACACTGCTTATAGTTTAAGTAATGGTGACAGAATGTGATAGTCATCTGTTTGCCATACCTTGTGTGGTATCATAGCATAGTACTAGTTTCTCTCCAGTTCTCTTTATGTTCCCAAGCACATAGAGGCTTGTCCCTAGGCTGGTGGTGAGTGGGGAATCATGGGAGAGGGAAAGGGTAAACTGGAAGTCTGAGAGGGGGAGCGAGGAGACAAAAGCCCATGAATCTGTCCAAGGGTCATATCGCTCCACTGCTGTATACACTCCTGTGCTGGAGTCAGGAGTCACCAGGGAGTCCAGATACCAGCCTCCTACAGCGTAGATTTGCCCCTCACACACCGCTGCACTGAAGTGGCGCCTGTGCTGAGAGACGCCACACACAGCCTATCTTCAGTAaccatgaaaataaatgacgttatatttttcttacatttatattCCTGTGATTTAAACATAATTAACTCCATACCTTGATAAGAGGGGCTGTTGATACCCATTTATTTGTTAAAGGATTATATCGAAAGGAGGCCATCTTGAATTCATATCCTCTTTTCATGTGTTGCCGGAACCCACCAATGAGGAAGAGATAGTTAAACAGAACTGCTGTGGTGAAGCACCATTTATCCGCATTAAACGGCAAGTCTGTAACAGTACTCCATTTTCCATCATCCTCATCCAGCCTGAAAAGCCTCCTTGCAGAGTCTGTTTCTTGAACGTTTCGTGAAATCAGATTCTCTTTCCTCAGGCAGCACAGATGAGGTGAACCCTTTGACCTGATCTTAAGGATCTCCAGTTGTATTTGGAGGTCCAGGTTCCTGCTCAAGTGAGGAAGCTCTAGAAGGTTTGTGCTCAGGTATGCCAACACAGTTTCATAGAGCTCAACACTGCTTAGCTCCTCAGCCAACTGCAGGTAATGCAGAAATGTTTGTTCGGTGAGATTTTCAGACAGAGTTGACAGCAGGCAACGAGTGAATCCGTGAACCAACAGATACATGCTGACACGTAAATGCTCCTCTAGAAGGTTATAAGGAACAGAGAATCTTTGCAGAAAGCAAAACTGCAGGAGGTTGTGGAACACTCTGGAGGGCACATGGGACAGGTTCACTTGTTGCTCTGTACTTTCTCTCATGCAGGAGTTGTATAGTGCCCTGAAGTAATCACTACAGTCTGCCAGTCGCTCAACATCAACCTAAtgcatgaaatataaaatatattattcttAGCAAAGGGTATATCTAGGTACATCATACtcatgggatgtggtagcctagtggttaaggtgttggcctactGACTGGAAGGATGTGAGTTCAAggggtccaccaagctgccattgctgggcccctgagcaagtcccttaaccctcaatttttcagttgtacaaaaattagataaaaatgtaagtcgctctggataaaggcgtctgccaaatgctgtattGTAAATGTAGGAGCCATGTTAAGTGGATGTCATGTGACTGCGGGAGAATGGGGGCATTAAAACACCTGTGTGTGGCTCTGGAAGCATGTGGGAGTGAGTGTAGGAGCACATATTTTTTGGTTGACCGTATAATCACGGTATGAGAACAATATATGCATTGAGAAGCAGTATTGTTGAACTTGAGCAAATCACTGTTATACAttgctactgtatatagaaaCAAGCTTTCAAACGAATGGAAAATAAAGAGCAAACTGCAAGGATGATTAACGTGTCACGAATTTATTGCTCCCCACTCAGCTCCTCGGCGGATTTAAGATCATTGTGCCGCTACAGTAAATATGTGTGGGATTTTGATTAAATAAAGGGTTTCCTGAAGCTTCCTAAAGGTTAATAATGTCCATAAACAGTTTATGCTCAAGTCGCACCAGTGAATAATTTTACCTGGATActgtaaattgtaaatgtaactgctgctgtaatcataaaggcTGACCTGTGTTTATGCAAGGACTCTTAGTTACAGTCATTGCTGGTTGAATTTATAGCTGAAATGCTCAGGCTATGTAACATCAGAAAACAGCACAATCTGCCCTGACCTCACATGCACTGAGCGGTTGATTAGTGTTGTTCTACTTGAAAGAATTGCTGTAGCACTGTCAGAATACAAATTTTCAAGCTCCTAGAAATAAAGCAAATGATTTTCTTTTGAATCAATAAAGCACTTGGAATAGAACTTTTACAGACTCCCACAAAGTATGTTAAATGGAGTGTTGGATAAGGTATAAATAGGTAGCCATTACATATGATCTCTTTCCCCTCTAAAGAACAAGACGACGACAATGATGACAAGAAGTGGTCAGATCAAAACAAATCGTGAGCATATTTGTGTAGAGACTCACATAGAAAGGGTATGTGCTGGTCTGGATGGTAAACATTGGTCCGTTCCTGTGGGAACGATACGTCCTAGCTTCCTGGTCCATTTTCCATGTGTCTGTTTGGCTGCCATCAGGTTTACTCTTTATCTTATCAACATCAGAATGACTCCATGCTGTAAAACTGTTTAGACTCTTCATTACCCATGTTAATTTACTCTTAAACCAAAAATGTCTTTGAATATAGTCAAAACTGCACTTTATCCAAGAGAACAGACAGAGGAATAGTGCTGAGAAGGTCTCCCAGAGAGAATCCATACCTCTGGACTCAGTCCAGAGCAGATTTATCCGAACGTTTTCGAATGTTTATACTTTTAATccaaataattaacaaaatgtAGTGTTTAAGTGATCACTGGAAACTCGGAAGATTCCAATAAAGACTAAGCATTTCTATCACAATAAATTCAGGCTGCCTTACTCAGTCTCTGGTTTGAAGGTCAGTCGATCCTTTGGTTACTCTTGTAAACTagtcttgtttgttttaaagcttTCTTTCCATTATGCAGCTCAGTCTGAAGCACACTGCATGTGTTATTGAGCTAAAGCAGGAGGAGCAGACCTATTTTAGGAAGCTCATTGCAAAGGATTGAAACAGGACCAGACACAGCCATGTTGGAGCACAGTTCTCAagacaggacaaaaaaacacactcattttctatgCAGAGTTTTTGAAGCACTGAAATCTAGCCCCTTTCTTGTATCTTCACCTGCACACATTCTCCAATCTTCAGATAATTCATATGCTTCCAGTGCATTCTTCTCAGCTCCCCACCTCAGGAAATAAGGCacaggatcggggttcaaggcccagcactgccaagctgctatttggcccttaaccctcactgctgtatcatgactgaacTTGTGCTCTGATCCCAACTTCCAAACGGTTGggatatgtgacaaaaataaaggctgctgCTTCTTCTGTATTTAATGCAGCTACCCCAAACTGAGGAATATTCCTCCATCTTAAACAGCCAAAACCCCTCACTGTACTTTACAACCTACATCATAGTTTTACACATATCTATATGTGACCTCTACATTTTAGTGTCATAGATCTATAACCATGTAGTTTCCATCTCCTTTGATTTAAACTGAATTACCATTTTTTAAAACGATAACTACACTGTTCTGAAATGTATGTGTCCTTGCATGCCCTGAAAGTTGCTTAAGGTCTTTCAGTTACTGCTGACCGTTTGCTGATCTCTGCTAAAGGTGATCATGTTGCAATGATCTAAAACAGCAAACCATGGATATGCTTATTCTGTGTGCCTTTTTAAATCAAAGCTCAAAAcatatttctgtcaggaccactttatCAAATGAGGATTTATttgatgatagcatacagttagtgttggcggtatggttctgttctgggcaggaATCCATGCACCCGtccatgcgcatgcatggaccgagcggggagagcagcaactagaaaatagaataaaccCTCCCATAACAAAACCATTAGTCATGCatagagttgtttttttttttggcaaataaatgatgaataaatggataaataaataattaaataattaaagggagagaaaaatatgtggagttttaagacgtaaactggtacaacgaacacaggttccggcatggtggagtcggggttggaggagggagtttaagtcgcagcagcagcgacCCGCTAGAAGGcagctcaatgaatgggaatttaaatggtcgggtaatatggaggtcttaaccggattggtgcgcgtcgtggacagctgattaacagctgatgcacactcgacgacgtggcctgccagaactaacgcaaTGCTTGATTTCTGTTCTGTAGTATATTGTAGGTGTATGTACATATTATTGTCTAGAGAACAACAACTggaaaaaatagatttaaacatGGGGCTTTATAAAGCAACCTGTAGAACTGTTTCATAAAATCTTCATTTCCAGAGGTGACCcactattttaaattttaagcaGCTCCATAGTTTAGGGACCTTTGGGAATATTTTTGGAATGGCCATCCCTTTCCTTTggttacagtatattaataaaattaaaaacatgaattgaactgattttaaactaagttaatgaacatacagtataaatgacATTTACACATCAGTTAGATttccaatatttttatttgtattaagaGCTTTAATGGCTGCTGTATCCtatgaaggcaaaaaaaaaaaaaaaaaaaaaaaaaaaaaaaaaaagcacataagTGTATACAGACCACAGcaatttgtgttgtgtttatgaaCATAAATTGGACCCAGTTCTGGGATTAAAATCATTATAGCTGTTATGATGGAAATTTGCC
The DNA window shown above is from Tachysurus fulvidraco isolate hzauxx_2018 chromosome 13, HZAU_PFXX_2.0, whole genome shotgun sequence and carries:
- the cpt1b gene encoding carnitine O-palmitoyltransferase 1, muscle isoform; amino-acid sequence: MAEAHQAVAFQFTVTPEGIDLRLSREALKHIYLARVTSWRKRVILFRNGIRMGVYPASPSSWLFVVIVIMSSMYARLDPSMGMINSIKKVLPASDHLTSQAQTVLSAIVFATGLWFSLIMLLRYILKVLLSYHGWIFEPHGKMSMTTKLWISLLKMFSGHRPLLYSFQGSLPRLPVPSIDDTINRYLESVRPLLDDDRYKQMEIVANEFKKDQAPKLQKYLKLKSWWANNYVSDWWEEYIYLRGRGPIMVNSNFYTMDLLYMIPTHRQAARAGNVVHAILQYRRKLERGEHAPMRALGVVPMCSYQYEGMFNTTRIPGIETDCVQHLRNRKHLVVYHKGRFFKVWLYYGGRHLLPAELEQQFQHILNDTTEPQSGELKLASLTAGNRVPWAKARQKHFSDGVNKTSLDTIETAAFFLTLDDESHGYDPENPRSMDLYAKSLLHGKCYDRWFDKSFTLVVYKNGKIGVNTEHSWADAPIIGHMWEDALATDFLHLGYTEEGHCKGDINKGLSPPTRLHWDIPSACQEIIEESYTVAKELADDVDFCGYVFDEFGKGLIKKCKTSPDAFIQLALQLAHYRDKGEFCLTYESSMTRMFREGRTETVRSCTIESTAFVRAMEDKTCTNEQCLALFRTAAEKHQNMYRLAMTGAGIDRHLFCLYVVSKLLDMKSPFLNKVLSEPWRLSTSQTPQQQLNLVDIQKFPQYVGAGGGFGPVADDGYGVSYIIVGENLITFHISSKFSSPETDSHRFGQHIRQAMLDIRALFNQKEKAI
- the LOC113652746 gene encoding kelch-like protein 42 isoform X1 — protein: MDSLWETFSALFLCLFSWIKCSFDYIQRHFWFKSKLTWVMKSLNSFTAWSHSDVDKIKSKPDGSQTDTWKMDQEARTYRSHRNGPMFTIQTSTYPFYVDVERLADCSDYFRALYNSCMRESTEQQVNLSHVPSRVFHNLLQFCFLQRFSVPYNLLEEHLRVSMYLLVHGFTRCLLSTLSENLTEQTFLHYLQLAEELSSVELYETVLAYLSTNLLELPHLSRNLDLQIQLEILKIRSKGSPHLCCLRKENLISRNVQETDSARRLFRLDEDDGKWSTVTDLPFNADKWCFTTAVLFNYLFLIGGFRQHMKRGYEFKMASFRYNPLTNKWVSTAPLIKHRRHFSAAVCEGQIYAVGGWYLDSLVTPDSSTGVYTAVERYDPWTDSWAFVSSLPLSDFQFTLSLSHDSPLTTSLGTSLYVLGNIKRTGEKLVLCYDTTQDCWSELLPTLTRTDADMPSLNFLGSTDRLIVIGGNNIETMVTSFCVETRKWGQIRSMEKTALIGQGTVFNEEVYMSGNQEDTIYRLNIHSLFLSALPSLPVCTCYESCFHLFF
- the LOC113652746 gene encoding influenza virus NS1A-binding protein homolog isoform X2; its protein translation is MDSLWETFSALFLCLFSWIKCSFDYIQRHFWFKSKLTWVMKSLNSFTAWSHSDVDKIKSKPDGSQTDTWKMDQEARTYRSHRNGPMFTIQTSTYPFYLAEELSSVELYETVLAYLSTNLLELPHLSRNLDLQIQLEILKIRSKGSPHLCCLRKENLISRNVQETDSARRLFRLDEDDGKWSTVTDLPFNADKWCFTTAVLFNYLFLIGGFRQHMKRGYEFKMASFRYNPLTNKWVSTAPLIKHRRHFSAAVCEGQIYAVGGWYLDSLVTPDSSTGVYTAVERYDPWTDSWAFVSSLPLSDFQFTLSLSHDSPLTTSLGTSLYVLGNIKRTGEKLVLCYDTTQDCWSELLPTLTRTDADMPSLNFLGSTDRLIVIGGNNIETMVTSFCVETRKWGQIRSMEKTALIGQGTVFNEEVYMSGNQEDTIYRLNIHSLFLSALPSLPVCTCYESCFHLFF